One region of Bos javanicus breed banteng chromosome Y, ARS-OSU_banteng_1.0, whole genome shotgun sequence genomic DNA includes:
- the LOC133243817 gene encoding testis-specific Y-encoded protein 1-like has product MHVSDTAGTLQPPVVTPSEEAILFRVEAVQDSQTLVDGDVAGIRREFWLLAEDIMEEVEVVADEEQKQWSSQEVEEKTVEEQGQDRPGGPSEHQALDVLKALAALQVELSSECEQNHRAYHQRRKHHLAWGSAIIQGIPGFWAKTIMSHPQVSVMISDQDQDFLGYMIDLKISEED; this is encoded by the exons ATGCATGTCTCCGACACCG CTGGAACCTTGCAACCACCAGTTGTCACGCCAAGTGAAGAGGCCATCCTCTTTAGGGTGGAGGCAGTGCAAGACAGCCAGACCCTGGTGGACGGAGACGTGGCAGGGATCCGGCGGGAGTTCTGGCTGCTTGCAGAAGACATCATGGAAGAGGTGGAGGTTGTGGCAGATGAGGAGCAGAAACAGTGGTCCTCCCAGGAGGTGGAGGAGAAGACGGTGGAGGAGCAGGGCCAGGACAGGCCGGGAGGCCCGAGTGAGCACCAGGCGCTAGATGTCCTGAAGGCACTGGCCGCCCTGCAGGTGGAACTGAGCTCTGAGTGTGAGCAAAACCACAGGGCCTACCATCAGAGGAGGAAGCATCACTTGGCTTGGGGGAGTGCCATCATCCAGGGCATCCCTGGCTTCTGGGCCAAAACT ATTATGAGCCACCCTCAAGTTTCCGTCATGATCAGCGACCAAGATCAAGACTTTCTCGGCTACATGATCGACTTGAAGATCAGTGAGGAAGACTGA